DNA sequence from the Nitrososphaerota archaeon genome:
TCGTATTTGCTTCCGCGAGGCAAAAACTGCGCAGGTGAGCTGTATGATTCAGTTGGTCTTTGCTCAATTCCTGCAACCAAAGCCTGTATTGCGTCTTTGGCAACAATTACCTTTTTGTGATTGTCAGGAAGGTATTTGTTGTATGTTGTGTCTCCCTTGAACTCGCCCTGTTGCGACTTTGTCTTGGAGTCAAACGAGCCTGCCTGTATTTCGTAAAAGTATCCGTGGTTTTCAAGCTGGGACTTGACAGACTTGTGAAAGTCCATCAGCGATACTAGATCCTTTCCTCGGACAGAGTTTTGCGAGTTTCTATATTTTGTTATATTGTTTTGATCCAGCTCATCATCTGCTCTTATTATGGTGACTGTGATGCTACCGTCCAAGTTGTTGGTTCTCTTGGCATGATCTAAGATAGAGTTTGATGTCTGTGCACCGTTTACTATTTGAGGTGCATGCAACATCAGAGTATTATCCTCTAACTCCTCAAAATTACTAACTACAATTGTGATCCCGTTGTTATAGTAAAAGAACTTGTCAGGAGAATTTTGTAGCGTGTCTCGAATTCCCTTATTTACATTTGTCTTGAACTGCATCCACTGTCTGATGTTTGACTCAAAGACATAGTCCCTGTTTTTGATAACAAAGTCTGTCAACTCTCGAAGCTTTAGTATGCCGACTACGGTATTTTTGTAGCGAATCCTCTCTTCCAGTCGTATCTTGGATCTTTTTCCTGCCGCTGGCTTTTTTATTCGATCCCAGAGAGACTTGACAATTTTATCTAAATCAATTATCTCCAGTGTATCGTCACCGTCATAGTTTACCGGCTGGTTTGTAACATAGCAGCATTCGACTTTGAGGTTTTTTTCTTGGATCTTTGTTACTAGGTTTGCCAGCTCTGGTCTCATCTTGGTAATGTCTTTGTTTAACAGTCTTCTGACGTCTTCTTTGAATTTGGCAATTGCTTCTTCAGAGTGGGCAGTGCCGTATTTTGATTGGAATAATCTTATTTTATTGTCTGAGAAATCAACCGGCAGATAAGCGTCAATTCCAAGATCGTTTGCACCATCGATTATAGAGTCTGAAGCGTCGTCTTCTGTTGCCTCGTATACTCTAGTCAAGACCCAGTGCAGGAAATTGTAGCCTTTTTCTACATCGCTTTTTCCACTCTCAACATATTCTGTTATGCTGTCCTTAATGTTCTCGGAAAATCCACCCAGTGGCTGCTCTGCCTTTTTTTGAATCAATAACGACTGCGAGCCTGGAATGTATTCTAGCAAACCATTACTTCTTTCTGCCACGGTATGGTGTAGAAGTGCTAGCTTTAGAATGGCAGGTTATTGTATAATGACCTAATGTAATCACAGCTCAATCTCCGCTTGCAAACTGGAAATCTCCGCTAGGCAGAAATAATCATCATGTCAAATTAAGTTGTGAAAAAATACCTCGTCCTGATCGGAGCAGTAATTGCTGCCATAATTGCGAGCATGGTGCTAACGTACAGTCAGCCCAGCTTTGAGCAGATGTCTCAAGAGCCTATAATTGAAGAAATCACGCCAGAAAACACCATATCAATTGTAATGTTGTCTTCGAGGCCAGGCTGCGAAACAACCGGATGCTATCTTCCAACAACTATTACAGTTGATTCCGGCAAGACGATAACCTGGATAAATCAAGACAGGGGACTGCACACTGTTACGACGGGATACTATGATACGCCAGATGGAATCGTGGAAAGCGGACACATAGCATCAGAGGGCAAATTTTCATTTACCTTTGACACGCCAGGAGAATTCCATTATTATTGTAGACTGCATCCGTGGATGGAAGGAACTATAATTGTAAATTAAGAGGTGAGGAAGGGATTTGAACCCCTATAGATTCGCTTTGCAGGCGAACGCATAGCCGCTCTGCCACCTCACCAACATAAAAAAACAAAATTCAACAGAATTAAACTCTTTACTTGATAAACGTCTTTGAAGCAAGCTTGACGTCTTCGCCGCGAATTGTTTTGCGCCCGGCATGGTTTGACATATCTACTGCGCTCTTTGCTATTGTGGTTGCAATCTCTTCTAGGACGCGCCTTAGTTCATCTGCAGACTCGTCACTTACGCGATCGGCGCCTGCCTTTTTGAGTATCCTATACATGGCAGAGAGACCCAATTCGGACGACTTCATGTCAAATTCTGACTAAATTACATGATAAAGGATTATGAGCTAAAAAATTCCACACACTAATGGATTTCTGCACACTTAAGTATACAGAAAATTTCCAAAAAACCATGCTTTATGATGCACACATCCACTTATCGGATCCAGAATACGAAAGCGAAATAGGCCTAGTAATCAATTCAATGCACCGAATCGGCATCCGGGCATGCACAGTATCAATGGATGTCCGGTCGTCTAATGTGACACTTGATCTTGCCAAAAAAAGCAACCATATCTTGCCATTCATTGGGATTCACCCAGAAAAGGCATCAGATGATCTAGATTCAATGGTATCTCTAATTGAGCAAAATGCCAAAATCATTTCTGGAATAGGAGAAATAGGTCTTGATAAGACCTACACAAAAAACGATGACGAGTTTACAAGGCAAAAGCAGGTCTTCACCAAATTACTAGACTTGGCGGAAAAACACTACAAGCCAGTATCAGTACACTCTCGCACAACGCTGGAAGAAATACTTCAAATTATTCCATCTTACAAAATTTCCGGATTCTTGCTACACTGGTTTGCGGGAAGCAAAAAACAGCTAAGTAAAGCAATGGATCTTGGATGCTATGTTTCCTATGGCCCAGTATCTGTGTATTCGCAGGACAAGCAAGTTCTAATCTCTCTTACAAACAAAGACAAAATCTTGGTGGAAACGGACGGTCCAGTAAGATTTTCACGCTGCTTTGATATGAAGTCCGCACATCCAAGCTTTATTCCAAGTGTTGTATTTTGTATATCAAAAATACTTGGAGTGTCTTACGGTGAGGCTGAAGAAATGCTTGAAGCAAATTCAAAACAATATTTGGGAATATAGGTATAATATACCCCCAAAGGAATTCCCATCGTGGATAGAATAAAGAGACTCTCAATGCAAGTCCTTGATCAACACAAAGACAAGTTCACAGTAGACTTTGCAGACAATAAAAAAATTCTAGACCAATTAGCAGTTGTACGCTCTAAAGGACTCAAAAACGAGATGGCAGGCTACATCACAAAGCTCCTCAAGCGTGAAAAAGACTATCTTTCATCAAAGGAAGCAGCGGTTGGAGAGGAAGAAGAAGTTGAAGAAAGCCAAATAGAGGCAGCAGAAGAGGAAATTGTACAAGAATCAGAAACACAAGAATCCGAGATTCCTCAAGAAATCACAATAGAGTCCGGCGAAGAATCTTAAACAATACCCTTCTATCATTATACAATGATTGTAATCAAGTTCTTAGGTGGTGCAAAAAAGTCATTTGGCAAAGACCTCATGCAGGTAGATCTTGACAATGTATCCATTTCAAAATTATTAGGATATCTATTATCAATAAAACCAACAAACACACTGGAGATAGACACCAAAAACATCCTAATTGCGGTAAATGGAGCGGACTCGTCCGCACTTCAGGGTTACAACACCATACTGCACTCGGGAGATGTGGTAAGTATCATACCAGTAATACACGGTGGTGCTAGAATCCAGTTTGTCATACAATCAAAGAATATCGAGCTGTTCCATGTCAGAAACAAAAAAGGCAAAAACTATGACTATCTAAGTGAACAGCGAAAAAAGTTTCCGAGCATAACAATAGAGGGTATATCATCGAGACAAATAGCAAGCATATTGCACGTCAAAAAAATACTAGGCATATCCATGTATGCAAAAAAGAATAATTTACTATTATCAAAAAAATTGGAGACTGATATTTTGCTTAGGTTTGCGGCAACCACGCAAATCTCAACCGCAATAAATCTAGTGGGCATTGAAAAAACAGACGCATTTACCATAATTGCGATTGGTTCAAAATTCCAACTTGACAGAATGCACTCACACTTAGAGGAGCATCTGATCTCTGTGGATTATTCCAAGAACATGGCACACATCAAAAAACATTTTCACATATCAAAAAAGCATCTGGAAATAATAGATTCCAAGAACCCGCTTGAAGACCTGCTTGCTGAAAGGGCCGCAGTACTATTCCAGTGAGCCGCGTTTTTCTCTTTGTATGCTCAAAATGTCTTCTTCTTTTATTACGGAAACGCCGGTAATTGCACCCAAAACCTCCACTAGGATAATCCAGTCGTATTTTTCCAGTGATACTTTGTTTAGGATCTTACTAGCAATCTGATTGATTATCTCACCTGATGAAATCCCGGAATTTCTTTTCTCTATTGTTATGCGATATGTTTGATTTTGTTCAATTTTCTCTGATTGTTTTATTACAGCATCTACAATTTCTATAACATTCGTCTTTGTCACTGAGAATATTGGAATTGCCCGCATTGTGTATCTAATTGACCATGGCTCGTCTTCTAGCTTTTCTCGAATTTTTTTTATAAGATCTAGAGGGTTTGCACTGGTATCCACATACAATATGCCGGAAAATTCCGTCATGGAAATTTGGGGATTTTCATCTCCAAGCTCGGACAACAATTCCTTGATCTCATCAGTAGTTTCGCCTTCAAAGTGTCTTGCACATGTAATTATGACATTCAATGAGTACAAGCTAATACCCAGTAAATATTTAGTTTGATTAAAAATTAAATAAAGAAATCCCATACTAGCATCATGAGCACAGAACCCGATATTGAAAATGACTTTGAGGACGACTTTGAAGATGCTGAAGACGAAGAAATTGAAGATGAGGATTTTGATTAGATAGTCAGACCGAAACTATCTGCGAATTTGTTAAACGTGCTGTATGCTTGGAGGAAATCTCTCCCGGTATTGCTTATTTTGTATTTGCATGCTCCATCGGAATTGGTCTGCTCTAGTAATCCCTGAGACACCAAAGTGCCCAACATCTTTGATATTCTTCCATGGGAGATGTTTGCTTTTCGTATCAAATACGTGATGCTTGCACCCTCTTCGTCTGGCAAGTCATCGCGGGTTGTAGTTAGTATATCTCCAATTATTTTCATATGGGTTCTGTATACTTGCATTTTGACAAATTTTTTGTAAAATTATTGTTGAATATATTGAGAG
Encoded proteins:
- a CDS encoding AIPR family protein, which encodes MAERSNGLLEYIPGSQSLLIQKKAEQPLGGFSENIKDSITEYVESGKSDVEKGYNFLHWVLTRVYEATEDDASDSIIDGANDLGIDAYLPVDFSDNKIRLFQSKYGTAHSEEAIAKFKEDVRRLLNKDITKMRPELANLVTKIQEKNLKVECCYVTNQPVNYDGDDTLEIIDLDKIVKSLWDRIKKPAAGKRSKIRLEERIRYKNTVVGILKLRELTDFVIKNRDYVFESNIRQWMQFKTNVNKGIRDTLQNSPDKFFYYNNGITIVVSNFEELEDNTLMLHAPQIVNGAQTSNSILDHAKRTNNLDGSITVTIIRADDELDQNNITKYRNSQNSVRGKDLVSLMDFHKSVKSQLENHGYFYEIQAGSFDSKTKSQQGEFKGDTTYNKYLPDNHKKVIVAKDAIQALVAGIEQRPTESYSSPAQFLPRGSKYDDVFNENLKDDYRLLLYPYLVKEYAKKSLGYGKRGGHKTKRYATLFFVAVYFRIIHKGILNTKGDFKEDITKVEPIFKSSKLNERILKLTDGVVTRFLEDTVVEDEIELANTKHNFFSHHVWNEAMLRVIDKKIRQEEEEIESIRKLVNSLL
- a CDS encoding histone; the protein is MKSSELGLSAMYRILKKAGADRVSDESADELRRVLEEIATTIAKSAVDMSNHAGRKTIRGEDVKLASKTFIK
- a CDS encoding TatD family deoxyribonuclease, with protein sequence MLYDAHIHLSDPEYESEIGLVINSMHRIGIRACTVSMDVRSSNVTLDLAKKSNHILPFIGIHPEKASDDLDSMVSLIEQNAKIISGIGEIGLDKTYTKNDDEFTRQKQVFTKLLDLAEKHYKPVSVHSRTTLEEILQIIPSYKISGFLLHWFAGSKKQLSKAMDLGCYVSYGPVSVYSQDKQVLISLTNKDKILVETDGPVRFSRCFDMKSAHPSFIPSVVFCISKILGVSYGEAEEMLEANSKQYLGI
- a CDS encoding thiamine biosynthesis protein ThiS encodes the protein MIVIKFLGGAKKSFGKDLMQVDLDNVSISKLLGYLLSIKPTNTLEIDTKNILIAVNGADSSALQGYNTILHSGDVVSIIPVIHGGARIQFVIQSKNIELFHVRNKKGKNYDYLSEQRKKFPSITIEGISSRQIASILHVKKILGISMYAKKNNLLLSKKLETDILLRFAATTQISTAINLVGIEKTDAFTIIAIGSKFQLDRMHSHLEEHLISVDYSKNMAHIKKHFHISKKHLEIIDSKNPLEDLLAERAAVLFQ
- a CDS encoding RNA methyltransferase, translated to MNVIITCARHFEGETTDEIKELLSELGDENPQISMTEFSGILYVDTSANPLDLIKKIREKLEDEPWSIRYTMRAIPIFSVTKTNVIEIVDAVIKQSEKIEQNQTYRITIEKRNSGISSGEIINQIASKILNKVSLEKYDWIILVEVLGAITGVSVIKEEDILSIQREKRGSLE
- a CDS encoding transcriptional regulator, which codes for MQVYRTHMKIIGDILTTTRDDLPDEEGASITYLIRKANISHGRISKMLGTLVSQGLLEQTNSDGACKYKISNTGRDFLQAYSTFNKFADSFGLTI